One Canis lupus familiaris isolate Mischka breed German Shepherd chromosome 20, alternate assembly UU_Cfam_GSD_1.0, whole genome shotgun sequence genomic region harbors:
- the LSM7 gene encoding U6 snRNA-associated Sm-like protein LSm7, with product MADKEKKKKESILDLSKYIDKTIRVKFQGGREASGILKGFDPLLNLVLDGTVEYMRDPDDQYKLTEDTRQLGLVVCRGTSVVLICPQDGMEAIPNPFIQQQDA from the exons ATGGCG gacaaagagaagaagaaaaaagagagcatCTTGGACTTGTCGAAGTACATCGACAAGACGATTCGGGTGAAGTTTCAGGGAGGCCGCGAAG CCAGCGGCATCTTGAAGGGGTTCGACCCACTCCTCAATCTCGTGCTTGACGGCACCGTGGAGTACATGAGAG ACCCCGACGACCAGTACAAGCTGACAGAGGACACCCGCCAGCTGGGCCTGGTGGTGTGCAGGGGCACATCCGTGGTGCTCATCTGCCCTCAGGACGGCATGGAGGCCATCCCCAACCCCTTCATCCAGCAGCAGGACGCCTAG